A single genomic interval of Corallococcus macrosporus harbors:
- a CDS encoding helix-turn-helix transcriptional regulator has product MTAASLSSPRSELGHFLRTRRARLRPSDVGLPEGGRRRTPGLRREEVAQLADVGASWYTWLEQGRDIQVSEAVLERLSSALRLDAAERSYLFELAQGRSPRPLAATPPIVSPLLAGTIEAHRHPATVSTLRWDVVAMNGPALKLWGDLRGTNALRNLFLGKGPPLVTVEREAHARNLVARFRSEAARASAHEQFQELADELLAKSPEFRRLWTQHDLDAEPEGTKVVDIPGTGRIELAHVTLMHIEPDARTLRVLFYSPVGPESAQRMARALAER; this is encoded by the coding sequence CCGCCGGGCGCGGCTGCGACCGTCCGACGTGGGGCTGCCCGAGGGTGGGCGGCGGCGCACGCCGGGGCTGCGGCGCGAGGAGGTCGCGCAGCTCGCCGACGTGGGGGCGAGCTGGTACACGTGGCTCGAGCAGGGGCGCGACATCCAGGTTTCGGAAGCGGTGCTCGAGCGACTTTCGAGCGCGCTGCGCCTCGATGCGGCGGAACGTTCGTACCTGTTCGAGCTTGCCCAAGGTCGCTCGCCCCGTCCGCTTGCCGCGACGCCGCCGATCGTGAGCCCCCTGCTCGCGGGCACGATCGAGGCGCATCGTCATCCGGCGACTGTCTCGACCCTGCGCTGGGACGTCGTCGCGATGAACGGGCCCGCGCTGAAGCTCTGGGGTGATCTGCGTGGCACGAATGCCCTGCGGAATCTCTTCCTCGGCAAGGGACCGCCGCTCGTCACGGTGGAGCGCGAGGCACACGCACGAAACCTCGTTGCGCGCTTTCGCTCGGAAGCCGCACGCGCGAGTGCCCACGAGCAGTTCCAGGAGCTTGCGGACGAACTGCTGGCAAAGAGCCCCGAGTTCCGCCGGCTCTGGACGCAGCATGACCTGGATGCCGAGCCCGAGGGCACGAAGGTCGTCGACATCCCCGGAACCGGCCGCATCGAGCTCGCGCACGTGACGCTGATGCACATCGAGCCGGACGCACGTACGCTTCGAGTCCTCTTCTATTCTCCCGTCGGCCCCGAGAGCGCGCAGCGAATGGCGCGTGCTCTCGCGGAACGTTGA
- a CDS encoding NADPH:quinone oxidoreductase family protein: MVCGRWGGPEQLTLTNVPEPVPKPGEVSIDVHACSVNFADLLMIGGTYQTRPELPFVPGLEAAGTIASAPEGSGFKTGDRVVAILWHGGYAEQAVASAQETFLLPAGVSFDVAAALTSAYVSTALALIRVAHLKPSEVLLVLGASGGVGLAAVQLGKALGATVIAVASTPDKLAIAREAGADRVICSADAAWKEQVLSESGSAGVNVCVDPVGGPLFDPALSTLGWGGRYVLVGFAAGQAPSIPAHRLLVKHRAVLGSSLRYFRYHDPAALRETMDQLFAWYAQGRILPRITLRLPLEATAEGLRTLAERRAIGKVVVHVREGREAPPAARSA; this comes from the coding sequence ATGGTCTGTGGGAGGTGGGGCGGACCCGAGCAACTCACCCTCACGAATGTCCCCGAGCCTGTTCCGAAGCCCGGCGAGGTGAGCATCGACGTGCATGCGTGCAGCGTGAACTTCGCCGACCTCCTCATGATCGGCGGGACCTATCAGACCCGGCCCGAGCTGCCCTTCGTTCCGGGGCTGGAGGCCGCGGGGACCATCGCTAGCGCCCCGGAGGGCTCGGGCTTCAAGACCGGGGACCGGGTCGTGGCCATCCTCTGGCACGGAGGCTACGCCGAGCAGGCCGTGGCCTCCGCCCAGGAGACGTTCCTGCTGCCGGCGGGAGTCTCCTTCGACGTCGCCGCGGCGTTGACCAGCGCCTACGTGAGCACCGCGCTGGCACTGATCCGCGTCGCCCACCTGAAGCCTTCGGAGGTGCTCCTCGTGCTCGGAGCGAGCGGAGGCGTGGGGCTCGCGGCGGTGCAGCTGGGCAAGGCGCTGGGCGCCACGGTCATCGCGGTCGCGAGCACCCCGGACAAGCTCGCCATCGCGCGCGAAGCCGGAGCGGACCGGGTCATCTGCTCCGCTGACGCGGCCTGGAAGGAGCAGGTCCTCTCTGAGTCGGGTTCAGCGGGCGTGAACGTCTGCGTGGATCCGGTCGGCGGACCGCTCTTCGACCCGGCGCTCTCGACGCTGGGCTGGGGGGGCCGCTACGTCCTCGTGGGCTTCGCCGCGGGACAGGCTCCGAGCATCCCCGCCCACCGGCTGCTCGTGAAGCACCGCGCGGTGCTGGGCTCGTCGCTGCGCTACTTCCGCTACCACGACCCGGCCGCGCTGCGCGAAACCATGGATCAGCTCTTCGCCTGGTACGCGCAGGGCCGCATCCTCCCGCGCATCACCCTCCGGCTCCCCCTGGAAGCGACCGCCGAAGGACTGCGCACCCTCGCGGAGCGGCGAGCCATTGGGAAGGTGGTGGTCCACGTCCGCGAGGGCCGGGAGGCGCCGCCCGCAGCCAGGAGCGCCTGA
- a CDS encoding aldo/keto reductase, whose amino-acid sequence MIYRKLGGINVSVFALGAANFGGIGSSRKLLGQGETEAEAHALLDRAVALGINIIDTAGTYADGASEAIIGAWLASRGAAMRDRVLISSKVGLRGGLGRKHVFAEVDRSLARLRIDTLDFYLSHVPDPATPWDDVLETFQSLVRAGKVRRFGLSNVAAGDLWRCAAPRAGGPVGFGWVQNRFNLLEQDDARNGVLEACAKLGLQYTPYSPLAGGLLSGRYAMAGEIPEGTRIGQRRDLYAKAWTPENAARVEHLKALASAHALSPSGVATWWLVHCPFVTSILVGARSPEQLEQLVSEALSLPANEDLWRSLTSTQER is encoded by the coding sequence GTGATCTACCGCAAGCTTGGTGGCATCAACGTGTCGGTCTTCGCCCTGGGGGCAGCGAACTTCGGCGGCATCGGCAGCTCCCGGAAGCTGCTCGGCCAGGGAGAGACCGAAGCCGAAGCCCATGCGCTCCTGGATCGCGCTGTGGCGCTGGGGATCAACATCATCGACACGGCAGGCACCTACGCGGACGGTGCCAGCGAAGCCATCATCGGCGCCTGGTTGGCCTCGCGCGGCGCCGCGATGCGGGACCGGGTGCTCATCTCGTCCAAGGTGGGCCTTCGCGGTGGGCTCGGACGGAAGCATGTGTTCGCGGAGGTGGACCGCTCGCTCGCGCGTCTTCGCATCGACACGCTCGACTTCTACCTGTCGCACGTGCCCGATCCCGCGACGCCTTGGGACGATGTCCTCGAAACCTTCCAGTCACTCGTGAGGGCAGGGAAGGTCCGCCGTTTCGGCTTGTCGAACGTCGCCGCAGGCGACCTCTGGCGCTGTGCAGCTCCACGCGCTGGAGGCCCGGTGGGCTTCGGCTGGGTCCAGAACCGCTTCAACCTGCTCGAACAGGACGACGCGCGGAACGGTGTGCTGGAGGCCTGCGCGAAACTGGGGCTTCAGTACACGCCCTATTCACCGCTGGCGGGCGGCCTGCTGAGCGGCAGGTACGCCATGGCGGGGGAGATTCCTGAGGGCACGCGCATCGGACAGCGCCGGGACCTCTACGCGAAGGCCTGGACCCCGGAGAACGCGGCCCGGGTCGAACACTTGAAGGCCCTGGCCTCCGCCCACGCGCTGTCACCCTCCGGCGTCGCCACCTGGTGGCTGGTGCACTGCCCCTTCGTGACGTCGATCCTCGTTGGCGCGCGCAGCCCGGAGCAGCTCGAGCAGTTGGTGTCGGAGGCACTGAGCCTGCCCGCGAACGAAGACCTCTGGCGAAGCCTCACTTCCACCCAGGAGCGATGA
- a CDS encoding YiiD C-terminal domain-containing protein — protein MNIQPDDREDVLAHLARDLHERIPMTKFLGIRFEEFEPGRIVLVAPLGPSLNHRGTAFGPGVFTSAGLAPWLLLVRAAWAERIAVQILLRRCEFAIHRPIACDYRARCDALPPLEADTLRQGGKVRLTATSQVFIDQGEPAATYTAHFTLIGSSGAWEGDLALPFPEAWRT, from the coding sequence ATGAACATCCAACCCGATGACCGAGAGGACGTGCTCGCGCATCTGGCGAGGGATCTTCATGAACGCATTCCCATGACGAAGTTCCTGGGGATCCGCTTCGAGGAGTTCGAGCCCGGCCGCATCGTGCTTGTGGCGCCGCTGGGCCCTTCCTTGAACCACCGGGGGACGGCGTTCGGCCCGGGTGTGTTCACTTCGGCGGGGCTCGCTCCCTGGCTGCTGCTCGTGCGAGCGGCTTGGGCAGAGCGAATCGCCGTGCAGATCCTGCTGCGTCGCTGTGAGTTCGCCATCCACCGGCCCATCGCGTGCGACTACCGGGCTAGGTGTGACGCGTTGCCCCCGCTGGAGGCCGACACGCTTCGCCAGGGAGGCAAGGTGCGGCTCACGGCCACGTCGCAGGTCTTCATCGACCAGGGCGAGCCCGCAGCGACCTACACGGCGCACTTCACGTTGATCGGTTCCTCGGGTGCATGGGAGGGCGACCTTGCGTTGCCGTTCCCGGAGGCGTGGCGGACGTGA